The DNA sequence CGCTCCTCTTAGGTTAGGGATTTTAAATTTTCTAATCACCAGCTTCGGCCACCAATCATTTCTCTGTTGattcaaattttttgtttcttctttctcgCTCTTACAGGTCTCACTTGGGTTCGATTTCTCGCTTTTCTTCTGATACCCAGTCGTTCGACattgatctttccaatgaagaaaacaaaaggcGTATCTTTAACAGGTTTTTCATTCTCTTCCCCTATTGCCCTAATTTAgctcttgaatttttatttgatttcatctcagaagcagtatcctgTTCGTTCAAGGGCGTAATTTCTCTCTTGTCTTTAGTTTTTTGACGTTTTTTCTGTTCTGCATAGATTGTTGTATCGAAGCAAACAACGTGGGTTTCTggaattggatttggttttgggaaGCTGGGTGGAGCAGCATATATTCTCCATGGACGAAACTCGTATCAAATCCCTCGTGGATGTTCTCGACCTGGTAAATTTGTGTTACTCTTTATTATATGTTGTTGTTCGTTCTTCTTTTATAGTTTTGGTTGGTAAAGGCAACTCTATGCCTTTGCACCCTCACAAACAGATAGCTTTGAGTTCCTGTTCATTTATTCTTTCACCGTTCATCTCTGTAGCGTGCTGGTTAATCTAGAATTTCCATTTTACGGCATTTTAACTGTTCTGAGAATATTGTACTCCCGAAGAAACTTTGATTATGTTATAATGCCATAAAATCCCGTATACCCCATGAAATGGTGCTTGGTTTGAGCCTTCTCGTGCACTCTTTTATTGGACCAGGGTTAAGTTGCTGGCCTGACCTCCACCTGACAGCCCAATTGCAATAGATGGCATAGTGTAGTGGTATCGAAGATCAGTACCTCTCACATTTGAAGCTCATGTCCCAGTTTTTCTGACTAGAATATCTTTATTGGCTCTCAGATTATGTATGTAGGATTAATATGCCTACTTGTAGTAGGAGCAACTTGCTCAATCCCAGTCCTAAGATAATAAGAATAACAAGAAGAATTTAATAACAACGAGAAGAAGGAAGGTGGACGATAACTTGCTGAATGACAGGATGAGGACTAGAAGGTTGCACACTTCATCAAGCAATTGGTTTTGAAACTTAGGGTTTCATCAATCAATAGTAACAGTGAAAACGAGTGATAGAGTGGGAGGCATAATGGCCGCCCAATTTTAGGCTGTAGTTCTATAATCTATTCTTCATTAGTACATATGAGGTGTCCATCTTGCAATCTGAGTTTGCTTGTAACTATTCTTAGATTCACATTATTAAGAAAaattgacctgaaacttggaaAGCAATGTAATAATTTTCCTGATCTCTTACCTTTTCATAACTTTGAGAAATTGAGTATAGATGCTGGAAAGATGGCCAATTTAGACCCTTAACTGGTTTCCAAAGAACTTGTGAGAATATAGGTTGGGTTGAGTCTTTTCATAATCTTCTAATCCTAACATGGGTGTAGTTGTCAAGGACTCTACCCCATACATGGGACTTAAGTTTTAAGTGTCAAGGGCCTCAGGGTGCCCAGACCTGATtgagggggaaagggaaaaaaggagaattaaaaaaggaaggagaagacgaagatttaaaataaaaagagacaGAAATAAGTAAAGGGGTAGAAGGGAGGGAAAAATACTCAGAATTGGCGGTAGACATACTTCAAATTTACATGTTTCACTTTACTTCATATCTAACCCAATGACCCCTAGGAGAAAAACTCCAGCTAATTGAAAATTTGGTTTTAACTAATTTCTTGGACCTGCATTAGGCTGGTGACATTGGTGAGTTGACCAGGTGATATCTGCTAAGCCAaagtggaagaaaagaaaatgagaaaatggttTATTGCTTGAACTGGCAAGGCTCACCTGTTCTCCATTGATTGATACATGCCTGGGTTATACATAAGTTAGAAAAGATGTATCTTTGGTTTTGAAATAAGCTAGTTCTCTCTTTGAGAGCCCTTTTCTCATGCTCAGTCTGGTCTGGCTTCTAATCTCTGATCCATTTTCTGAATTCAtcaaaagataagaaaagaacaTGTTTCCTCATGTCTGATGGATAGCTACCTTGGTGAAAATGTGACATTCAAGTTGATTTAGGATCCCAGCGGCCTctatctctgtgtgtgtgtgtttaccTGAGAAACTGATTTATGTTCCTGACATAGTGATAATAAAATTAATAGGGTGAATAAATTGTCAAAATTCTCTAGGAGAGCTGCCTTAGCTGCCTTGGTATTTTATTGCATGGTTCATTTGAAAACTTTTAACCCTCTTGGATGTTATCCATTTTGTCCTTGTTCCTCAGGAAAACCCCGATCTATGGAAGTGGCTAACTGGACAGGAGCAACCACCGGAGGCAGTGAACAGCAATCCGGTGAAAAATATAATGACTGACTGATGCCAATTCAGGTGTTTTGTGTTTGCTTCTTGCTACATTTCTTATATAGAATTCAACTGTTAATGCAGGTGTTCTCGGCTGTCCGTGACAAGGTTATGAACAACCTTGATAGCCATTCTGCCCCCGAGACAAGGGCACTACCTGGACAACCGTGGGTAAGAGGATGGGATGACACAAAGAAGGCTCGGGACAGCCCCATTTCAGGAAACCAGTAAACCTTGATTTACCATTGAAGTGGAAGGAATTACATTTCGCAATTAGTCACGAATAAGGATGCCTTTCCATAACTaagcaaataataataatctctgGTGGAAATATATCAAGATAGTGATATAAAGTTGCTAAGTACGTGGTGAGTCGTGTTACATATTGAAGGTTGAAGCTATTGAGAATAGAAGATTTGTATTCAAGATTTCTGTTTTATGATAATTAAGAATGTACAGTATGGTTTGATCAATACTTCTATTGGCTAATAAGTCTCTGGAGTGGTATATAATTTGTGGGGTTCTACTTGTTTGGATCCTCGAGGGATGAAAATCATGTTGTTTGAAAATAGTTCTAATCCCCTCACTTCAATTTGGTCCCGTCCAGAATTGGTGTTTTTCATCGAGTTGTCAGTTAAACTGACAGAGTTGTATCCCGGTCAGGGTTCAAATAAGCGGAATTGGCAACTGGATTGGCCGATTCGACCAATTAAACCTGCGCCCGACAGTGTTCGTTACATTCTCTGCACCAAGTGGCAAGTGCCTTCTTGTGTTGGGTAGATTGTGTCAAACTAAAACTTGGTATTGTATATGTGGACACAACCTTTTCTtgggaaaaaatttggctgctatGTTGTAATCCTTGGGACACCCCAAGGattggaataattcacttctctTTAGGCTTCATAAACTATCGAGAATAGCATATAATTATTTTTCCAATGAAGGTAATAGTATTATTTTATATGTTTTAGCCTTTATATCTAATATCTAATACAGTAATACTTCTGTATCTATCTCTTTTCTCATTTTGatatgaaatgatttcattGTCCTCTAATAAAAAGTCCTTATTAGAGCATTCTTATATATCCACTTGCTTAGAGAATACTTTCTTTTCCTATAATTTATGTGGGTGGAGATTTCTCACGATGCCAAAAGAGAAAGCTACACCGAAAAAAACAGAAGACTAGTGACAGATATTTTAGCATGGATATCAAAACAGAGTGTCAACGTGAAGTGTGAACACAAAATTCCCCATTCTTGCATTGATATCTTTGCCCATATTATAATCAATCGACACCTCTCGTTTTTAGTGAAGCACGAGGGTAACCCATTAATTGGCTTGATTGAGGGATGCATATAgcttaaatcaaaatttagaatcAAATCGGTTGAATTGGATAAGCCAAATCGGACTGGCCCAACTCTCTTAAGGTTTTTGGGACTAGAACGTTAGGTTTAGGGATTGGTATCCACTCCGATGACTCACTGTAGCAGCTCTCCAACAACATGCAAGCTTGAGGCTTCATGCTCAGGCGTTGGACTGCTTTCATGTGAGAGATTAGAGGAAAAATCGTTGAGAAGGATCTAAATCCATCCAAGTTttagagaattttttattttttattattttaagaaTAGGTTTTAGACCTGAAGGGCCACTTCTAGGTTTTTTGGAACCGATTATGATCGGAACTGCCAAGGAGTATACTCGATTTGggttaaaaaattattatgggCGACAGTTCAAAAAATCAAACTTCTAACAAGTGAAACCGACACTTCAATAGTTTATTACTTTGAAGAGTAGACAactaggctatgtttggtagccaagagaagaaaagaaaagaaaaaaaatctagaaaagagaagaaaaaaagggaaaagagaagaaattgtgagaaaataaaaagagtatgtatgtttagttacccagagaaaagaagaaaaggaaagaaaaaaaaattttttaatttttttataattttgggagagagatagatcaaatcattgtataatcaatattttttgtcttattatattttcatatttttttgtgcttttgccagaaatttttttaggaaaataaaagaaaattttacaattttcaaaagaaattttgatttaaaaaagaaaaatcttcttttatatgTAGGCATAACGTGTgtaaagaaaaatcatcaaccTATGGAAAGACGGTATAAAAAgtgtactcttttttttttttcttttcttttattatcttaTTTTGACGAAACACAGCCCTATGCTTtcacctaaaaagaaaaaaaggatagaCTACTAGACTCTAGAGTGAGTGACAAGTCCACTAGACTATATAGTACGGAAGCTCTTTGCAGATCACGTGTTCccattttcaatttcaaaaagaCAGGCTTTTGAGCGGTTGCTTTTTTACTTTACCGTTGCGATCGACTAGGGCGAGTAAAGCTTGCCGAGGAAGATTCTCTGCGCAGAGTGATCCCACCGATTCGCCCCCGGCCAGAAAGAAGAAGGGTATTTTGTATACTGTATTGAGGGGGTTGAAATAGTCTGTAATTCCGTTCTCATATAATTTCGTGTAATATCACCTTCAGGTGGTGatacatgtattgataccaatgcaatggtctatATCTTatacaattaataaaacattaaatcagtgaagaggcatttaaatcagatctgaaccattggattagtatcaatacacgtgtcacccctgaagatggtatttcacggaattgtatgagattGGAATTGCTGACCATTTTTTTCCGTATTTATTGAGGTGTGGGTTTGTATTTCACGGaactgtttgattttgttgatTTGAACCGCTGTTTCTTTGTTTTACTGATGCAATTGGTCTTCATCATCTCCATTATTGGAAAATTGGGCTGTTTAATGTCGATGGAAACTTAGAATATCATCGCGAGCGTCCCAACAGTAacagacgacgacgacgacgacgacgacgacgacgacgaagaagaagagaaaggaggagtaTGATGATGTCTCTTTGGTAACGATCTTCTTTGACTGTTCTAAGTTGCATTGGTTTCGAATTTGGCGAGTAAAGCTTGCTGAGTAAGATTCACTGCGCAGAGTGATCCCCAACGATCGTCCCCGGCCAGAAAGAAGAAGGTTTTCTGCATACTGTATTGAGGTGTAGCTCTGTATTTtcgtttagttttttttttcataaaatatctGCTCtgaactgttttttttttatttatttgaaccACTGTTTCTTTGTTTTACTGATGCAATTGGGTCTTCGTCATCTCCATTATTGGAAAATTTGACTGTTCAGTGTCAATGGAAACATAGAATATCATCGCGAGCGTCCCAACAGTAACAGCAGACGACgacaacgaagaagaagaagaagagaaaggaggagtgTGTTGACGTCTCTTTGGTAATGATCTTCTTTGAGAGTTCTAAGTTGCATTTGTTACGCTTCTCCAACAGTAACAGAGTTGTGGTATACTGAGAGCGATCCTCAGGGAGGGCAGCGCGCTTGAGTAGTTTCAACTCATTTTCATCATCTTTCGCTCACTTAAACGCCTAATCTTTCGCTTTCCTCCTTTGATACTTGCGCACTCTGGGGTTTCACTGCAAAATTCGAAGGTAAAATTTCATTtacttcttttttcccttttaagttttttttctgaaggagagtaaattgaaaaaagaaaaattctgaCCAATGAACAAAATCGTCTATGTAGGTGAAATCTGTTGATGCCGGAAATATGGAGATCGCCGGTCAAATTTTCCCGGAAATACAGTGCCCTTGCAGGGCTGGAGCTTGCATTGTTAAGACATCATGGACGGAGAGAAATCCTGGGAGGAAGTTCTATAGTTGCCCTGGCGATGGCATGCAAGTTAGTTGTGGATTTCTAATTTGTTgcttttcttctgttttcctGGTCGAAGCTAATTTATTGTTTTAACTTCTGTGGCTATCGTTGATCGGATCTTCCTTCTTGCTTACCGTTTTTCTTACTCTATTACGTTTCAACTGTTCCTCGAGTGATTCCCCTTGTTTGTtgctttcaaaaaataaaaaatgtagaTTATTGTAGGATTGCTAGCTGAGGAAATCGAGCAGGATGGTCTCCCCAGTGTTTGTGAATTGTCATTTGAATCGGAAAACCTACATATCCAACCGGGTGATCCGGACTGCGCATTTTTCTCTGATGCCTCTTGTTGCTTTTGTTCTGTTTTCCCGGTTGAAGCAAATTTATCGTTCTAACTTCTGTGGCTATCGGTGGTCGGTTCTTCCTTCTTGCTAACCGTTTTCTTACTTTATTACGTTTCAACCGTCCTTTGTGTTTGTtgctttccaaaaaaaaaataaaaaaataaaaaaataaaaaaatgtagatTATTGTAGGATTACTAGCTGAGAAAATCTAGCAGATGGTCTCCCCAGTGTTTGTGAATTGTCATTTGAATTGGAAAACCTACCTACCCAACTCGGTGATCCGGACTGCGCATTTTTCTCTGATGCCTGCGGATCAGCGAGAttgtctatttttctctttattctaaAGAAGAGATAAAATGTAATATAcatttcatataatttttttttttcttattgacaggaatttgtaaccttactttttgTCCTCTTAGTATAACAATTaacacatttttcttcttttaatgggtaaaattttctcatttcatatttgtattaaaaaaatgtattgataatgaaaaatataaacaatGACATTATCATAATGAAAATTTGTGAACCGGAGGCTTGCtaatttcaaaatcaaagatGGGTGGAAAGCATCCAATACTGGTGTTTTTTTGCCTGTAACCTTAGTGGTGGGACCAACTCAATTTGGAGTCCTAAGCCTTTGAACATTATGGCTTTTGGCTACTTATTGGGGCCGTAGCCCTGTGTGCAGGTTTGGTGGGTCATTCATTAATCGTCccctaaggttgtgtttgatagctaacagaagaaaagaaaagaaaagaaaaaagtaccatttttgtacttttttccttgggttaagaatttttctttgcatttgGTATGTCTTTACCCATGAgaagattccccttttcaaatttaaaattccccttaggaattgtgaaattttattttgctctccaaaaattttcttgcaaaaaacacaagaaaacatgagaaaatttgaaaacataataagacaaaaaatgaatgattacacaatgattttctatgtgtctatctctctcttaaaattcaattttttctgaatttttttcttttcttttcttctcttggtaaccaaacatacatactctttttattttctcacaattttatctcttttcttttctttccttttctagattcttttttttttccttttcttctttaggttgtgtttggtagccaagagaagaaaagaaaagaaaaaagtacatttttttacttttttccttgggttaagaatttttctttgcacttggtatgtcttcacccaagagaagattccccttttcaaattctaaattccaaattcctcttgggaattgtgaaattttcttttgtttccccaaaaattttcttaccaaaaacagaataaaacatgagaaaatatgaaaaaataataagacaaaaaatgaatgattacacaatgatttcctatgtgtctatctctctcttaaagttcaaaattttttgaatttttttcatttcatttcttttcttctcttgtcttgataaccaaacatacatactctctttattttctcacaatttcttctcttggctaccaaacatacatactctcttaggctgtgtttggtaaccaagagaagaaaagaaaataaaagaaaaaagtacactttttgtacttttttctttgggttaagaatttttctttgcaattGGTATGTTTTCAACTAAGAgaagattccccttttcaaattcaaaattactcttgggaattgtgaaattttcttttgctcccccaaaaattttcttgtcaaaaacacaagaaaacatgaaaaaatatgaaaagataataagacaaaaaatgaatgattacacaatgatttcctatgtatttgtctttttctttcttctcttggtaatcaaacatacatactatttttattttctcaccatttcttctcttttcttttcttttctagattcttttttcttttcttttcttttcttcttttggctaccaaacatagcctaaggctCCATCTGGTTGGAAGTGAAATGAAGGAAAGGGTAGTGaaagtaaaattaaaatcaaaagtaagattttgtaatttttaccaacaatgattgtgtaactaactcttttttttttttttttgtatctaGTATATAAATTTTACACTTTTCAACCATTTTCCTTCGATTTGAATAAGAAAAAAGTAAAGATTCTATTTGAAGAGTTCTAATTTTTGGGATAAGAATTCCTATTTGAAAAGTTTAATTACTATATTTAGTGAAATTTAGATACACAATCatgatttcaaaattttatttttacttttttttgaaatttaatttCACTCCCTTTAATTTCCCCTTGCTTGCAACCAGACGGAACCTAAGTAATGCTGAATTTGATAAAAAGAAGCTAATAAGTAACAGAAGTAATTGGGTTTATAACTTATGGTTCATATGCATACAGTTTCATTTCAGGGTTCATTAGTGATTTTTGTTCATTGGTGAAATCATGTGCGCTCTACATGAAAAAAGAAGCAAACTTGAGACCCAGGTACAAcacacccccctcccccaaaaaaaaaaaaaaaaaaaaaaaaaaagacagttcGGATAATACCAACATATTTGAGTGAACTAGAAAAAATGCACATGCAGTATTGTAcatattgaagaaaaaaacgAAACTATTGTTAATTAAAGACAAGAAGGCAAA is a window from the Macadamia integrifolia cultivar HAES 741 chromosome 5, SCU_Mint_v3, whole genome shotgun sequence genome containing:
- the LOC122078520 gene encoding succinate dehydrogenase assembly factor 2, mitochondrial-like, with the translated sequence MATTARRALLCLRQTLNSTALPYNRTLNAIAPLRSHLGSISRFSSDTQSFDIDLSNEENKRRIFNRLLYRSKQRGFLELDLVLGSWVEQHIFSMDETRIKSLVDVLDLENPDLWKWLTGQEQPPEAVNSNPVFSAVRDKVMNNLDSHSAPETRALPGQPWVRGWDDTKKARDSPISGNQ